One Fretibacterium sp. OH1220_COT-178 genomic window carries:
- a CDS encoding DUF340 domain-containing protein gives MTYRQMAIFLLICAAQVLVGNWVGAKGFSVFGAQGASAAAELLTASIPGILVLLGIVAGGVLIAHIMPWKGLPSVAYIVTLGCLVTIPGFPGAEQLTAWVSKVSFIGLCTPILAYAGLAVGKDIGALKTQGWRIVLVGLFVFVGTFMGSALIAELVLRGMK, from the coding sequence CGCTCAGGTTTTGGTCGGAAACTGGGTGGGAGCCAAGGGCTTCTCCGTGTTCGGCGCGCAGGGCGCGTCTGCGGCGGCCGAGTTGCTGACGGCCTCCATCCCCGGTATCCTTGTTCTGCTCGGCATCGTTGCCGGTGGCGTCCTGATCGCCCATATCATGCCGTGGAAGGGGCTGCCCTCCGTGGCCTACATCGTCACCCTCGGCTGTCTCGTGACGATCCCCGGTTTCCCCGGTGCGGAGCAGCTCACCGCCTGGGTCTCCAAGGTCAGTTTCATCGGGCTCTGCACGCCGATTCTGGCCTACGCGGGGCTTGCGGTGGGCAAGGATATCGGTGCGCTCAAGACGCAGGGCTGGCGGATCGTTCTGGTGGGACTTTTCGTCTTCGTAGGGACCTTCATGGGCTCTGCCCTCATCGCGGAGCTGGTGCTGCGCGGGATGAAATAA